From a single Pseudomonas triticicola genomic region:
- a CDS encoding antitoxin VbhA family protein — protein sequence MQIDDLERERRRKAVAEVLGCQALEGMRHSSAHLAEMQRYADGLVSLDELLAELITSIRQCSPR from the coding sequence ATGCAAATCGATGATCTCGAGCGCGAACGGCGTCGCAAAGCAGTGGCTGAGGTTCTTGGTTGTCAGGCACTCGAAGGTATGAGGCATTCCTCTGCGCACCTTGCTGAGATGCAGCGATATGCGGATGGCCTGGTCAGTCTTGATGAGCTACTGGCGGAGTTGATTACGAGCATTCGGCAGTGCTCTCCACGGTAA
- a CDS encoding HAD domain-containing protein — translation MLDSNCPTTSRLTPNDRVLFLDFDGVLHPDDVYRTRSGLELRAAGQLMMHAGILVAILKEFPQVRLSLSTSWVRILGYRRARAALPPELQALTVSSTWHSRMPKAPFEGYDMHSRYQQIHTAVTRAGLTNWLALDDDPYESWPDHDRRLIRTDPDLGLSSLPTQEELRLKLRAMMGK, via the coding sequence GTGCTTGATTCGAACTGCCCGACAACCAGCCGGCTGACGCCGAATGATCGAGTTCTATTTCTCGATTTTGATGGGGTGCTGCACCCGGACGACGTATACCGTACCCGGAGTGGTTTGGAATTGCGTGCAGCTGGGCAACTCATGATGCATGCCGGAATACTAGTAGCGATACTCAAGGAATTTCCTCAAGTCAGACTCAGCTTATCGACAAGCTGGGTGCGCATCCTCGGTTACCGCCGTGCACGCGCTGCCTTACCGCCAGAGTTGCAGGCTCTCACCGTGAGCAGTACATGGCATTCAAGAATGCCCAAGGCGCCTTTTGAGGGCTATGACATGCACAGCCGCTATCAGCAGATCCATACTGCGGTAACCAGGGCAGGCCTGACGAATTGGCTCGCCCTGGATGATGATCCTTATGAAAGTTGGCCAGATCACGATCGAAGGTTGATTCGCACTGATCCTGACTTGGGCCTTAGCTCATTGCCGACCCAAGAGGAGTTACGGCTCAAGTTGAGAGCCATGATGGGAAAGTGA